ggccaaggcactgaaggacctgcacgagggtggtcacgaTCCGCAAGTTCTACAAGAACTTCGTGCCGCAACGGACCTCGCGctccgagcgacgaaggttacggcgcggtcagtgggtcgtgcgatgtccaccatggtggtccaggaacgccatctctggctgtgtcttgcggacatgagggataccgacaaagtcaggtttcttaattcccccgtgtcccagaccggcctcttcggcgacgcggtcgagaactttgcccaacagttctcggctgtacaaaagcagtcagaggcgatcagtcacatcctgccgaggcggtcagctgctgcacctccaccgccggcggcacctcagactgcccgtcgccgagggcgcccccctgcagccgcccccgctccgacgccccagcagcagcagcctccatccaagcggcgtcgtggagccggtcgcgggcggggtgcccagcccgtccagccaccccctacgaagaagggtggcaaggccaagtccacgcggccctaggacgggcgacccggagatggacgggactgctcttcaggaggtggtgaccgcaccgctccttcccccggaggagggccgggtggagaatcttttgtttccccttttgttccgccgccgctggctcaacggccagcggtacccaaattttcaataaaagagcagtttcctctatctccgggtccgaagagggctcggagagcagtgggagggctagaacctcaccactctcatccacctcttctctgtcgccagcggacagcagcgagcagcaggtaggcaaaacctcgactgctccctctgtccacccgtggaagcaggtaagtgttgcacagcacactgtgaccccgcttcgggccgcctcacacagagagcctcccgggccgcgtccctgcgttccacctcgctgccccgcggcgggtacgccggtggtcccctttggtgccgcttgcgcggtctctgggagcctggctagcgctccccagtccgtctcgctggctccttcggaccatcaggctcggctatgcgattcagccCGCCCGGcgccccccaagttcaggggcatcCTCTTAACTACAGTGAAAGTTGCAGTTGCCCgtgttctgcgtgcggagatcgcagtcctactggcgaaggacgcgatagagccggtccctccagccgatttgaggtcggggttctacagcccctacttcattgtacccaagaaaagcggcgggttacgaccgatcttggacctgcgagttttgaatcggagccttcacaagctaccgttcaaaatgctcacgcagaaacgcattttcgagtgcatccgtccccgagattggtttgcagcgatcgacctgaaggacgcgtacttccatgtttcgattcttccgcgacacaggccattcctgagattcgcgttcgaaggtcaagcatatcagtacagagtcctacccttcgggctggccctgtctccccgcgtcttcacgaaagtcgtggagggagcccttgttcccatgagagaacagggtgttcgcattctcaactatctagacgactggcttatcctagcacagtctcgggatcagttgtgcgaacacagggatttggtgctcagtcacctcagccagttggggcttcgggtcaactgggaaaagagcaaactcgccccagtgcagaggatctcttttctcggtatggagttggattcggtcgaacagatagcacgcctcacagaggaacgtgctcggtcggtgttgaactgcctgaatacgttcaatggcaggacagcggtcccactgaagttctttcagaggctcctggggcatatggcggctgcagcggctgtaacaccgctcggtctgcttcatatgagaccgcttcagcactggcttcacggccgagtcccgagatgggcgtggcaacgcggcacgttccgggtgccaatcactcaggagtgccgccgaaccttcagtccgtggtcggaccctttgtttcttcgggcaggagtgcccctagaacaagtgtcccggcatgctgtggttttcacagatgcttctgccaccggctggggtgccacgtacaacgggcatgcagtctcaggggtttggacgggaccccatctgcattggcacatcaattgcctcgagttgctggcagtacgccttgctctgagccgcctcaaaggcctgcttcagggcaagcatgtactggtccgtacggacaacactgcgaccgttgcgtacatcaaccgtcaaggtggtctacgctcccgtcgcatgtcgcaactcgcccgccatctcctcctgtggagtcggaagcatctgaggtcgctcgcgccattcatgtccccggtgtgctcaaccgtgtggccgacgagctatcacgagctgcgctgcccggagagtggcgactccacccccaggtggttcagctgatctggagagagttcggagaggctcaggtagacctgtttgcctcaccagaaacctcccactgccagttgttttactctctgaccgagggaacactcgggacagatgcactggctcacagctggccccggggcctgcgcaaatatgcgtttcccccagtgagcctacttgcacagaccctgtgcaaagtcagggaggacgaggagcaggtcttgttagttgcgccttactggcccaaccggacctggttcccagaactctcactcctcgcgacagcccctccctggcccatccctctgaggaaggacctcctctctcagagacggggcactctttggcacccgcgtccagacctctggaaactccatgtctggtccctggacgggacgcggaggttctaggtgacttaccccctgaggtacttaacaccatcacttcggcacgtgcactgtctacgagacgtgcttacgcctcgaagtggaacctgttcgtcgagtggtgttcttctcgtcgagaagacccccgaagatgctcgatcggagtcgtgctttccttcttgcagcaagggttgaagcgtaggctgtcccccctccaccctcaaagtccatactgctgccatatccgcttaccacgaccacatagatggcaaatctgttggtcagcacgacctggtcatcaggttccttagggggcgagacggttaaatcctcctcgtccccctccataccctctgggaccttactctggtgctcagagcactccagattgctccctttgagcctttgctgtcagcagacttaaagattctctctatgaagactttgctgctggtggcattggcctccatcaagagggtaggggacctgcagtcattttcggtcgacgaaccgtgcctagagttcgggccgggtgacagccacgtggtactgagaccccggcctggctacgtgctccaaggttcctaccactccttcagggaccaggtagtgagcctgcaagcgctgccctcggaggaggcagacccagccctggctttgctctgtccagttcgcgccttgcgactgtacttagacagaactcgaagcttcaggacctcagaccagctctttgtctgttacggaggccagcagaagggaaaggctgtctccaagcagaggatggcccactggatagtggatgccatcgccctggcttaccaagctcagggcgtgccctgcccgctcaggttgcatgcccactccacgagaggtgtggcatcctcctgggcgctggctcgtggcgcctcgctaacagacatttgtagagctgcgggctgggcgacacctaacacgttcgctagatactatagcctttcgtgtcgagccggtctcctcccgtgttctcgcctcaggtcagaggcacggagaggccccggcttagtgtcggcttgctgcgctacatgcgcattctattctccagagagtccctacgggcagaccctgctgagtcctccggttacccttcggcagccgacgtggcggagcgtgcctggcgccaggcctatactccgttgtatccttgagaaccggatttaggctgggttccatatgtgtgaccctacggggatcccatatggctttttccacggctgctcctaaacgaagcccgtgtctttccctctgggagaacccatctctcatcgagtggagtcaccccagttcttccatatgttgtacaacctacaaggttagtccatatgtacttatccatataactccttcggggaaggatatggcttccgcagcgttccttatcgcatgtaaggctacgctttcccgccgttatccaattgtcgcactgagtgggttttgggaacaacagtgattgaccctctctgcgtgagcctggtcccaccgtccttaggcaagggggttcaggtggctcacgtcagagcgctggaagagggcagctcctgtggcgcttggTAGGGAttctattcgtcggtctgtccgacgtacgtcgaacgtgaccgactgaatgggaacgtctcggttacataggtaaccctcgttccctgaaggagggaacggagacgtacgtcccgtcgccacaggcgttgtcctgctgatgctgccgcctgctcggttcggctcctcagcgaaaacctgaagatgcaacgcacctgctgctcattatatacccgcgctgcgaggcaagcagctgatgcatatgattgcatgccaatgtgcattggcttgtttagttacactcgaagtagattggcctctctagcgagattcctattcgtcggtctgtccgacgtacgtctccgttccctccttcagggaacgagggttacctatgtaaccgagacgataTCGCTTTAAGACCACTATTTACGGGTGTTGTAGTCCTTagcatgggtaatgtagttcacATCAAGCGTGCTCGTGtgatgaaaatattttctcGCTGtgtcatgcaaaaaggaagaaTCTCTGTTGTTTCTCTGTTAGATTATTCAAGTCGATCCACCCAGGAGTTATTGTGAACTGTAACCTTGACAACTTTACCCTTCAAGAATCAGTAAAATTGCATATTGGTAAACTTGGTTCCACTCATCATTGCCCGAACGCGAACTAACGAGCTGTTACACCCCACTGTGAATTGCCGAAGCGGAGAAAGTAACAACATGCTAACCATTGAGGTTTGCTCTCGTGTGTTACTActaaatttggactaaaccactcaattcatatggattagttttctgatctctttatgaactttttgaagcatcccAGTTTCAATTGCGTAGACTGTCTATGGAATGACAGAAAGCTCTctaatttcatcaaaaagatctttgcatttcgaagatgaacgaaagtcttgtgggtttggaacaacataagggtgagtaattaaagggttagttcacccaaaaatgaaaatgatgtcattaatgactcaccctcatgtcgttccaaacccgtaagatctccgttcatcttcggaacacagtttaagatattttagatttagtccgagagctatctgtccctccactgaaaatgtatgtacggtatactgtccatgtccagaaaggtaatgaaaacatcattaaagtagtccatgtgacatcagtgggttagttagaagtttttgatgcatcgaaaatacattttggtccaaaaataacaaaaactacgactttattcagcattgtcttctcttccggaatcctttccattgaattgattccattgaattgattccattgaactgattccattgaatcctttcatctgtcggcgttggtaatgcacttttacgtcgttgtttttggcgattaggacatccacgacatgcacacttatgcaccattttaaaaaatatagcaataccaaaatacaaacaatgtagaatagcttgaatacagcgtgcgtctccctcagacggtgctcgggcgcaccggataacacgtcagcactgtcactgcggagtcgtgaacccggaATGACAACAGaaccggaagagaagacaatgctgaataaagtcatagtttttgttatttttggaccaaaatgtattttcgatgcttcaaaaacttctaattAACCCACTGACGTCACATGGAcaactttgatgatgtttttattacctttctggacatggacagtctaccatacaaacactttcaatgaagggacagaaagctctcggactaaatctaaaatatcttaaactgtgttctgaagatgaacggaggtcttatgggtttggaacgacatgagggtgtcattaatgacataattttcattttgggtgaactaaccctttaggttTAAAAGAAATCCTGATTATGCACAGTACCAAAAATATACACTATCTTTACAATTATATAAATTCTAACCTAAAATCTAAAATCTCATGGTCAGACACCCTTTATCAGTAAGTGGAAATATGAGTAAGTGTGGAAATAAATCCACAAAGGcaaatactgtgtttttgtgtgtcttaCCCAATCTACTATTAGGATCTTTTTAACCTTCAATCGGTCCTGAAGCTGTTTAGCAGCAATGGCCACAGAATTAAACATGCTGGAACCACTGTAACAGACAGAATGAGAGAGATCAATTTTTGTAGTGTTACTTATGAAAAACCCTCCTGTACTTATTGTGATAGTTTCATTGATGTACATGATTAAAAAACCTCCAAACAATACATAGTAATATACTGCGATATTGACCTACataagctaccattcaaaagtttggggtcaggtAAGAcgctttaatgtttttgatcttTTGcacatcaaggctgcatttatttgatcaaaaatacagtaaaacagtaatactgtgaaatatctctgcaatttaaaataactgttctgCCTAATATACAGAATATGtataaaaaagatttttgtaacaatataaaagttacttTATATTTGAATTTTGATCATTTCAACGTATCATTGCAGAATAAAtttatgcatttcttttttttctaaatcaTACCGACCCCAAATttctgaatggtagtgtatgttttATACTTTATGCAAAATATGCTGTCAACACCATTTCATGACTTTAAAAACTCACTATGTTTGACAATGTGATGCATGGTGTCCTGGAGGTGTGACCACAGCAAAACCATTCTAAGGATGAGTCAGCAAAACAAGGAGTGAGAATCTTTGTGGTTATAGGAGAAGGAATTTTGGACAATAGGAAACTCACCCTTAACTCTCCTCTAGCCACACGCAGAGCCAGCTCAATCACACCGCCGACTGCCATCTTCCGTGCTGCTGTACTGCAGAAATTATTTGAAGATTTTGTTTTTGAGGGCCCAgtataatgaaaaatatgttGTGCTGAATGAACTGACAGTAGTTCCTCAAAAGTGGCCAGCCTGCCTTTAACCCACTAaaacacaagtacacacacacatgaatgtAACTTCTCACCACTGCAATAATAGTTACAGCTATATGATTAGTTCATCATTACTTACCTTACACCGATCCCTGAGGCCACACTGTTGCAATCTTGACCAGATACTtgtaattctgtcatcatgttCCCGGTGAAAGCTGATATCTCCACAGTCACACTCATGATTCAGCATCTGAAAGTCATACACcaaacctacacacacacacacacacaggtttgctTTGCTGTCTTAGTGAGGTCACCTAACCCAACCCCTACTCATAAagctacccatcacagaaacatcattagatttaaataaaaacctcTTTTGGCTGAGAAAAAAATAGTGAGGACCAATCaatgtatttcacaatataagtgaggacacacacacacacacataaaataccttattatattaaattatattttactaaaatgcttttaaccctttgatgcacaagctatgaaaaccccttctactgcgcaacatgggtcaaaaatgacccgtattcatttcctatgtaatttcaatcatggttgagtgtttctttgctgaatctttgaaagaaatgtattttatcgttaatttattccaggtattccttaaatatcttgtttttgattgacaaaaatcattatgttcattttttctttcttactttataaacaaacacagtttttgtctgtctacatcaattttacacacatgggtcaaaaatgacccgtattcatttcctatgtaatttcagtcatgactgagtgtttcttcgctgaatctttgaaagaaatttattttatcatttatttatttcaggtattacttaaatatcttgtttttgattttctacaaataattatgtttatttttctttcttactttataaacaaacacagtttctacatcaattttacacacatgggtcaaaaatgacccgtattcatttcctatgtaatttcagtcatgactaagtgtttcttcgctgaatctttgaaagaaatgtattttgccatttatttattccaggtattccttaaatatcttgtttttgattttaacaaatcattgtgtttattttttctttctttttttcataaacaaacacaggttttgtatttctacatcaattttacacacatgggtcaaaaattacccatatagaaacctttgcaaattttcgcaagaaggaacatatttactgcagacaactgttcatccgccacacatttcatgtctcaacatggctgcttttgtatatttgatggatgaaagacatattatatttcatataataggctgtatattatatttcataatttgtattttttgtcataaaccaatgctactggtcaccttttacatctatcagtgttcctgaaaagtaacagttttgaacaaggtttctgtccaacagggaaaatatataataagtgtatcgatcaacagtgattttgaatttctttatctagagtgttaatggctggtcctcaacagaactgaggtggatgatgacatcactgtaaaaaaagctgaaagtgtactttgcgaacagtcaaacgcaatttaaatgtgtatgtgcagggttgcacatacacagttacagaaatccgctggaaattataaaaagttacaaaaatctgtatgctgaccctcacgtacacataaaaagtgaagtatacgttggcctttagaaaggtaatgacacacacattcaaaaaaattcattcaaaaagaaaggaaaaattaaaataaggatttggttattgagtaatagatggaataatgaatgataaaattaatttattgtaatatatgcgatatagaaaataactaaTTCGGGTCACTTTTGTATTTGTCCAAAACTGTTACATTTCAGGAACGCTGACAGACATAAAGGATGACCAATTGCAtcgatttatgacaaaaaattaaaaattatgaaatatatagcctaatatattaaatataataagacttacatccatcaaatatacaaaagtagcctagttaagatgtaaaatgtgtggcagatgaacagttgtctgcagtaaatatgttcctacttgcaaaaatttgcaaatcttaaagatttctatatgggtcatttttgacccatgtgtgtaaaattgatgtagaaactgtgtttgtttataaagtaagaaagaaaaataaacataattatttgtagaaaatcaaaaacaagatatttaagtaatacctgaaataaataaatgataaaataaatttctttcaaagattcagcgaagaaacactcagtcatgactgaaattacataggaaatgaatacgggtcatttttgacccatgtgtgtaaaattgatgtagacagacaaaaactgtgtttgtttataaagtaagaaagaaaaaatgaacataatgattttttacaatcaaaaacaagatatttaaggaatacctggaataaatgaatgataaaatacatttcttttaaagattcagcaaagaaacactcaaccatgattgaaattacataggaaatgaatacgggtcatttttgacccatgttgcgcattagaagggtagtgatacaaaaatgatttttattaaaaaagtaagaaagaaaaaattaaaatgaggatttgtgatgatcaaaaacaagttaattgaggaatatctggaatactgaatgattaaaataatttcttgcaaagatatagaaaataaaaactcagccgggtcatttttgacccatgttgtgcatcaaagggttaattaaatattttatattattacaatgatGAAACTGTGCTAAAAGTTTTGTGAAGGAGGCCCACTGGGAGCTTCTGAGCTATGTTTATAAACCCTACAATATAGTGGTTTTCTATTTGCATAACAGTGactataaaatatgtattttaggtATGGGAATGgcatattttgatttttgatttttgGGATATGGTCATTGGCCCTGTTTTTGATTGTTACGCAGACCCTGTGAATAGGCTTGAGAGGGTCAAACAGGATTGACTAGAGTGAAAGGGCCCTATTTTACCGATCTAAGTGCATGGTCTAAAGTGCACGGTGCAAGTCAGTTAAGGCGTGTCTGAAttcacttttgctagtttaaggacGAGAAAAATGGTTGGCATGCCCAgcgttttcagttgcctcaaaatagtaaCGTGCCAACAATGAACCTAAaaacacctcgttttcagaccagcacacccatgggcaCACAAATGGGTGCAAGTGCATTTACTATTTCTTTGTGCAGaaagtgaaaatgataactgcattgGGCTGaaaaaactagcaaaaaacacttgcgtcacGCCTGGCGCCGCATTGAGCCGGCTGTATGATAAGGCCCAAATACTGCCTTGCTTGAgaaggaaatacttcttagcaaacttttagtcacAATGGTGTAAACAGGTATTGTTCCCGGGTGAATTCAAAGATTAAATGTTTAGTGGGTGTTACTGTTATTTTCAGTTTCCAAAGAAGGATCGTAAATTTGGAGAGAATGCCGCAATGGAAAATCTGATTAACCTCCATGTTTGGAGTCATCATTTCAAACTGGATGACTACTAACACAGTGTTTGAGCCCATTCCATCAGTTAATTCGGAAGAAAAGGAACAAGCTGCACCTTCTGCCCAACCCCGCTATGCAAAACATTGTCGCGTACAGGTAAGAAAGCTGTTTCGCTACTGTTCCATTTTTACCATAATGCTGTTTAAAGAGTAGACAAATTACGATACAATTTTTAATGATAAACCTACTCTGACAATAGCTGTTTTGTTGATCCAACTGTTCGTAGGCAGGGATACAAAAATGTGGAAGTATTAGTCTGTAGTTTTCGCAAAAGACCTGGAGCGGTTAAAGGTAACACAAATAAAGGGTAAACTTTattcatttacatatactactgacattgtaacaatacaaagcGGGTTGAAAACTGGCAAACTTACACTTtaatattaaaggaacactccactttttttgaaaataggctaattttccacctcccctagagttaaacagttgagttttaccgtttttgaatccattcagccgatctccggttctggcggtaccacttttagcaaagcttagcatagttcattgaatctgattagaccgttagcattgcgcttaaaaatgaccaaagagttttgatatttttcctatttaaaacttgactcttctgtagtgaaatcgtgtactaagaccgagggaaaataaaaagttgtgattttctaggctgatatggctaggaactatactctcattccggcgtaataatcaaggaactttgctgccgttccatgggtgcagcagtgcaatgatattacgcagcgcctgtgagcccctgcttgcacagggaacgtgccttgcaaccatggagacgtttgtgagagagacgctgcgtaatatcattgcactaaAACTTAGCCTaaaaaattagcctattttcaaaaaaagtggactGTTCCTTTAACTTTTAGTACTTAGAATATAATGTTTGGTAGTTAGCATGTCACCCTTTTTTATGACAGTAGTGCTTGAGCTGCATGATCACAAGTTTGTCTAAATCTTGCTAATCTTGTGCTTCAATGGAAGCTAGAACATCTGACCATCTGTACAAAGGAATTCACATGCTCAATGACACAAATTTACTTATTTGATTAGTGACctttaaattatgcaaaaacatttatatatttattttttgtatgtgAAATATGTTTCGATTTTAAACAcccaaaattattttttctagGACATTTTCCAGAATTAAGCAGATGTTCTGTTGTGACATGCTCTTTCCTCCTACCTGTGGTGTAGTTTGGTTTGCTCCTGACATGCCGGGCCAGAGGTGAGGTTAAATGTGAAGGCAGCCTTCCGTCAAAAGTGCCTGGAGAGGAATGTACACGTGTAAGGTTCCGGTGATATTTTTTGTTTCGCCAATCCCGATATTCTCCACTGTGCTGTTCTCCCAATTGATTACTACCACAGTTATCAAGCTGGGATTGAGATGGAATGTGCACTGCCTCTCTTGCTTCTTCTCTGTCCGTTGCCAGTTCTCCAGGAGATACGGGCCACACTGAGCGAACGGGTACCTTACAAAGAGATAAGGCGTGTGAAAAAGAACTCTGTGTGtttgcatgcaaaaaaaaaaaaaaaagtgcatttgtCTCACCTTTTTTGGAGTGCGGTGCTGGAATGTCTCCTGTGGCAACTGCTGATGGTACATGTGGTGTGGAAACATAAGAGTctgagtgtgtatgtgcgtaTAATGCTGTATATGAGAAGGTGCCGACTGGGATTTGCACAAAGGCCTATGAGGCATCACCGCCCATTGCTCAGGAACTGTGGGAGAGAAAGTGCAAATTACACAAACCATTTCTTTACACTGATTTTTTGCTCTTAAgatcagtgagtgtgtgtgttacctGTAAGAAAATGTGGATGCAAGGTAAAGACTTGTGTGTGCAGTGGCTGAAAAACAGGGGCAGGACATCTAGACCATAAGATGTGGTTCTGAATGTCAATGTGTAGAGATTCACCCTGAGGAAATAGCTAAAATCAGCAGGTGCGGGCTTAGCGTAGCATTACCTACTAAAGttactgttcaaaaatttgggtCAATGCTGAActtttttcaacactgataataataagaaatgtttcatgaTCACCAAATTAGCatagaatgatttcagaaggatcatgtgactctgaagtgTGGAGTAATgattgctgaaaattcaactttgccataagaggaataaattacattttaaaatataaaatatatttaatattcatttctataaactttaataaaagttttccttcaatttaaaaaagaattgttatGCAGCTTTACAACAATTAAAGA
Above is a genomic segment from Chanodichthys erythropterus isolate Z2021 chromosome 21, ASM2448905v1, whole genome shotgun sequence containing:
- the hdac7b gene encoding histone deacetylase 4 isoform X5; the protein is MVLSSSSVSAFKRSSSPNKRMSRQEPQTCSASPHKGESLHIDIQNHILWSRCPAPVFQPLHTQVFTLHPHFLTVPEQWAVMPHRPLCKSQSAPSHIQHYTHIHTQTLMFPHHMYHQQLPQETFQHRTPKKVPVRSVWPVSPGELATDREEAREAVHIPSQSQLDNCGSNQLGEQHSGEYRDWRNKKYHRNLTRVHSSPGTFDGRLPSHLTSPLARHVRSKPNYTTGLVYDFQMLNHECDCGDISFHREHDDRITSIWSRLQQCGLRDRCKWVKGRLATFEELLSVHSAQHIFHYTGPSKTKSSNNFCSTAARKMAVGGVIELALRVARGELRNGFAVVTPPGHHASHCQTYGSSMFNSVAIAAKQLQDRLKVKKILIVDWDVHHGYGTEKIFYTDPSVLYISLHRYDNGSFFRGTGEPTKVGSDKGEGYNVNVAWSGGLSPPMGDAEYLAAFRTVVMPIAQEFSPDVVLVSAGFDAAKGHSDSLGGYMVSAKCFGFLTRKLMELAEGRVVLVLEGGYDIASLCDASQSCVSALVGNEPEPLAEEELQRNPCANAVDSLETVLHAQSRYWRSARSMLDTVSLSYVKAERRYSAGTEAALVLGGLNMTVPRRSRSPNEPTEHDEDDSM